CCGGCTTAGGCCTCGGCGGCTGCGGACGCGGCTTTACCTGGTTCACCTGCACCATCTCGAACACGGGAATCGGTTCCGGCTCGTGCTTGAAATTCACAAAATGGAACGCAACGCAAATACCCGCAATCAGCAAGTGGAACACCACCGCACAAACGATGATCTTCACCATCATTCCGTCATCGTCAGACGAAAAATACTGGATGTTTCTATCTGCGCTCACCTAGTTCTTTCCCAGTTTTTCCTTGGGATTCATCGTCAGGAATCCGAGTTTCGTGACACCGAGCTTCTGCACCTGGGTCACCACCTTCATCACAAGACCGTAGTTCACCGACTCGTCGGCATTGATGACCACCGCCATCTCGCCATTCCAGAGCGACTTGAACACGTTGTTGAAACTTCCGAAACCGACCATCATGTCGGCGATGTAGAGTTCCTCGTTCTTGGTGATGGAAACCTTCAAAAGTTTTTCCTGCTCCATGGTCGGGGCTTCCGCCTTGGGCAAGTCCACCTTGACCCCCTGGCTCATGAGAGGCGCAGAAATAATGAACACAATCAGAATCGCGAACACGATGTCGATCATGTTCGTGAGGTTCATCTCCTGCTTAAGTTCTTTTCCGCGACTGCGCTTCACTATGCCTCCTAGCCAGCCACTTCTTCGAGGGCGAGCAAGTCACCGCGCTTAAAGAGACTGAGCACCTGGGAGCCGAAGTTGAAGTACGAGATTTCGTTCTGACCGTTGCGGGAGGTAAAGTAGTTGTAACCGGCAGAAGCAGGGATAGCGACCACGAGGCCCGCCACCGTCGTGATAAGCGCCATGGCGATACCCGGAGCGACCACGGTAAGGTCCGCCGAGCCGTGCTGACCGATCTGGAAGAACGCGACCATGATTCCCCACACCGTACCCAGAAGTCCGAAGAACGGGGCAAGGTTAGAGCACGTGGCCAAGAAGCCGAGGTAGCGGTCTTCGGTCAGGCGCAAGCCTTCAATCGAACGCTGGATAGTATCTTCGAGGAGCGAGGCGCGGTGCTGGATGGAGTCGTAGCTCACGAAGTTACTGAACTTGGAGGCTTCCTTGAGCACTTCCGCCGTAAGGCTCTTAAGCGCGCTGTCGTCTGCGGTCTCGCAAAGCCCCTGCAGTTCCACGAACTGGCGCACGTCCACAAACTTGCGGAAGAAAATGACATTCGCACGCTGATTTTTCGTGTTCACGATATACTTGACAATGATGATTCCCCAGGAACCGAGCGACATAACCGCCAAAATGCCCAAAATCACAAGCGTCGCGACATCGGACTGCGTAAGCATCTGGAGTAAAGGAACCGAATTGTTCAAAATCACCTCCCGTAAGCCGGAAAAACGTAACTTATTGTTCGACAACAATATAGCAAAAAGGCGGTGAGCAAGAGATATAGCGCACCGTAAAATATGAAAGATAATTGTAAGAAGCAACCATTTAACGATTTTTCATTGTAAAAAGAAATAAATTTTGGGAAAATACGGCGCCCAGTTGCCGAAAGAAACGTGTATAATATAGATAGAGAAAAAATCCCTGTTCGCGAATGCCGACGCGTTTCGGTTATGAAGTGAAAATGACCAAGAAAAGGAAGATTCTCCGTCGTAAGCACGACCCCTTCTTTCGTTACATTTATGCGATTCCTGCGAATACCCGCAGCCTCTTGCGGCTTGCAAAGCGAAAAAATCCGGAGCTCCGCAAGATGCTCTCTACGGTTGACATGGACTCCCTGGAGTTGATTCCGGGCAGTTTTAGCAATGTGAAGGAATGGGGTGAATCGGACCTCGCCTTCAAGGCCCGCATCAAGGGCGGCCCTGAAATTTTCGTGGGCATCCTGCTGGAACACAAGTCTTACCTCAAGAAGGATGTCCTTTCGCAGATTTACCGCTATACCTTCGAGGTGATGCAGAACAAGGGGGCGACGGACTTCGGCTGGCTCCCGACGAAGGCCATCATTATCTATAATGGCCGGAGCGACTGGGACCCGATGGCGGAGTTCCGTACAAAGTATCGGGGCCAGTTCA
The Fibrobacter sp. UWH4 DNA segment above includes these coding regions:
- a CDS encoding MotA/TolQ/ExbB proton channel family protein, with the protein product MNNSVPLLQMLTQSDVATLVILGILAVMSLGSWGIIIVKYIVNTKNQRANVIFFRKFVDVRQFVELQGLCETADDSALKSLTAEVLKEASKFSNFVSYDSIQHRASLLEDTIQRSIEGLRLTEDRYLGFLATCSNLAPFFGLLGTVWGIMVAFFQIGQHGSADLTVVAPGIAMALITTVAGLVVAIPASAGYNYFTSRNGQNEISYFNFGSQVLSLFKRGDLLALEEVAG
- a CDS encoding biopolymer transporter ExbD, with the protein product MKRSRGKELKQEMNLTNMIDIVFAILIVFIISAPLMSQGVKVDLPKAEAPTMEQEKLLKVSITKNEELYIADMMVGFGSFNNVFKSLWNGEMAVVINADESVNYGLVMKVVTQVQKLGVTKLGFLTMNPKEKLGKN